A portion of the Intestinibacillus sp. Marseille-P6563 genome contains these proteins:
- the mutY gene encoding A/G-specific adenine glycosylase, translating into MTSGFVQPLLDWYEVHQRRLPWRRDQDAYHVWLSEIMLQQTRVEAVIPYYERFLDACPTVRDLAALPEEKLLKLWEGLGYYSRARNLHKAARVVCEQYDGQFPADYAALRALPGVGDYTAGAVGSIAFGLPVPAVDGNVLRVTARLTNDARPIDDTRVKREMTETVRAVLPEGQSGTFNQALMELGATICLPNGAPKCADCPCLPWCEGYAQGSAAMLPARTPKKARRIEERTVLVLHDGDRVGLRRRPARGLLAGLWEFPAYEGKLSPAQTREKLEQDGFQVREMLSLRPAKHVFSHVEWHMTGYDIDLATAGEGLTWVTPARLRGEYALPSAFRAFLDGLEDA; encoded by the coding sequence ATGACCTCAGGCTTTGTCCAGCCTTTGCTCGACTGGTATGAAGTGCATCAGCGCCGCCTGCCCTGGCGGCGCGATCAGGATGCCTACCATGTCTGGCTCAGCGAGATCATGCTCCAGCAAACACGGGTCGAAGCCGTTATTCCTTATTATGAACGGTTTTTGGATGCCTGCCCGACCGTACGCGACCTGGCCGCCCTGCCCGAAGAAAAGCTGCTCAAACTTTGGGAAGGACTTGGCTATTACAGCCGCGCCCGCAACCTGCACAAAGCCGCGCGCGTGGTCTGCGAACAGTACGACGGCCAGTTTCCGGCCGATTATGCTGCGTTGCGCGCCTTGCCCGGCGTGGGCGACTATACCGCCGGGGCGGTCGGCTCGATCGCCTTTGGCCTGCCCGTCCCGGCGGTGGACGGCAATGTCCTGCGTGTGACTGCGCGGCTGACCAATGACGCCCGGCCCATCGACGATACCCGCGTCAAGCGGGAGATGACCGAAACCGTCCGTGCCGTCCTGCCCGAAGGGCAGAGCGGCACCTTTAATCAGGCGCTCATGGAATTGGGCGCCACGATTTGTTTGCCAAACGGCGCGCCCAAATGCGCCGACTGTCCCTGCCTGCCCTGGTGTGAAGGGTATGCCCAAGGGTCAGCCGCTATGCTGCCCGCGCGCACGCCCAAAAAGGCGCGGCGCATCGAAGAACGTACGGTCCTCGTGCTGCACGATGGCGACCGGGTGGGCCTGCGCCGCCGTCCGGCGCGCGGCCTGCTGGCCGGGCTGTGGGAATTTCCGGCCTACGAAGGCAAACTATCCCCGGCACAGACCCGCGAAAAACTGGAACAGGATGGGTTTCAGGTGCGGGAAATGCTGTCCCTCCGGCCGGCTAAGCATGTATTCAGCCATGTCGAATGGCACATGACCGGCTATGATATCGACCTGGCGACCGCGGGCGAAGGACTCACGTGGGTGACGCCTGCGCGGCTGCGCGGGGAATATGCGCTGCCCTCGGCCTTTCGGGCCTTTCTGGACGGATTGGAGGATGCCTGA
- a CDS encoding PaaI family thioesterase, which translates to MADILQHLRDNREWGNLYHELHGLTILSLSDGYAEVYLPARPEVLNPMGKFHGGAIYTLCDVAAGTAAAARGRLAVTLSSSMSYMRPGHNEEGLTAKTTELKYGKTTAVYSVDVYQGDRLIANGQFTMFFTGQEMGETT; encoded by the coding sequence ATGGCAGATATTTTGCAGCATCTGAGAGATAATCGTGAATGGGGCAACCTGTATCATGAGCTCCATGGACTGACGATTTTGTCCTTGTCGGACGGTTATGCAGAAGTTTACTTACCCGCGCGGCCGGAAGTGCTCAATCCCATGGGCAAATTCCACGGCGGTGCGATCTATACACTGTGCGATGTGGCAGCCGGTACGGCGGCGGCAGCGCGCGGACGGCTTGCGGTCACCCTGTCCAGCTCCATGAGCTACATGCGTCCGGGCCACAACGAGGAAGGCCTGACCGCCAAAACCACCGAACTGAAATATGGTAAAACCACAGCGGTATACAGTGTGGATGTTTATCAGGGTGACCGGCTGATCGCCAACGGACAATTTACCATGTTCTTCACCGGACAAGAGATGGGAGAAACTACATGA
- a CDS encoding LysM peptidoglycan-binding domain-containing protein: MTIHVVKPGDTVYSIARMHDVPMRRIVVDNGLQEPARLTPGQTLVILKPKRVYTVQAGDTLGNIASRTGVTVFQLWQNNPQLGGNDRIYPGQQLVIEYDGVKKGVFAVKGYAYPNIDRAILRKTLPYLTYLAVFSFGVQPDGSLVYIDDRGLPEAAREFGAVPLMVLTTLAEDGSFSGERASQFLNNPDAQEKLIDNLIDCLQKRGYGGVDVDFEFIPPADRERYAAFLSNLTTRLNAVGLTVMAALAAKTSAAQKGLLHEAHDYALIGQAVNDVLLMTYE, from the coding sequence ATGACGATCCATGTGGTAAAACCTGGCGATACCGTGTATTCCATTGCCCGGATGCACGACGTTCCCATGCGGCGCATTGTTGTGGACAATGGTTTGCAGGAACCGGCGCGTTTGACGCCCGGCCAAACCTTGGTCATCCTAAAGCCCAAACGGGTCTATACCGTACAGGCTGGGGATACCCTGGGCAACATCGCCAGCCGCACCGGTGTCACGGTGTTTCAGCTCTGGCAGAACAATCCACAGCTTGGCGGCAACGACCGCATCTATCCGGGGCAACAGCTTGTGATCGAATATGACGGCGTGAAAAAAGGGGTATTTGCCGTCAAAGGCTATGCGTATCCCAACATCGATCGCGCCATCCTGCGAAAAACGCTGCCCTATTTAACGTACTTAGCCGTCTTTTCCTTTGGCGTGCAGCCAGATGGCAGCCTGGTTTACATCGATGATCGCGGCCTGCCCGAAGCGGCGCGGGAATTTGGCGCCGTCCCCTTGATGGTGTTGACCACGCTGGCCGAAGATGGTTCGTTCTCCGGCGAACGGGCCAGCCAGTTTCTGAACAACCCAGATGCACAGGAAAAACTCATCGACAATCTGATCGACTGCCTGCAAAAGCGTGGATACGGCGGAGTGGATGTCGATTTTGAATTCATTCCCCCGGCCGACCGCGAGCGGTATGCAGCGTTTTTATCCAACCTGACCACCCGGTTAAATGCGGTTGGATTGACGGTCATGGCGGCACTGGCGGCCAAAACCTCGGCCGCGCAAAAGGGGCTGCTGCATGAAGCGCATGATTATGCACTCATCGGCCAGGCAGTCAACGACGTCTTATTGATGACTTACGAATAA
- a CDS encoding peptidoglycan recognition protein family protein has protein sequence MEIKSKACNPGNYGGTLKNVQYIVVHWTSNQGDTAKNNADYFAREVVKASAHYFVDENEVWNSVPPDRQAWHVGAKSYVHPYCRNSNSIGVEMCLTGKGYVLRRGTIERAVKLVRELMQKYDVPLDHVLMHHDVTGKYCPGPFVDQPSLWDDFKAALAAEPEEKMKVYKYVPEMPTWAQGTFTRLVQSGYIAKDEKGEIEVQECSLQPLVYMDRLLGGKIEKLPELMQNICK, from the coding sequence TTGGAGATTAAAAGCAAAGCCTGCAACCCTGGGAACTACGGCGGGACGCTGAAAAATGTTCAGTACATTGTCGTACACTGGACCAGCAACCAGGGCGACACGGCGAAGAACAATGCCGATTATTTTGCGCGGGAAGTGGTGAAAGCCAGCGCCCATTATTTCGTGGACGAAAACGAGGTTTGGAACAGCGTGCCGCCGGACCGGCAGGCATGGCATGTAGGTGCAAAAAGCTATGTGCATCCGTATTGCCGGAATTCGAACAGCATCGGCGTGGAGATGTGCCTGACCGGCAAGGGCTATGTGCTGCGACGCGGCACGATCGAACGCGCGGTGAAACTGGTGCGTGAGCTGATGCAGAAATACGACGTCCCGTTGGATCATGTGCTGATGCACCACGACGTAACCGGAAAATACTGCCCCGGCCCGTTTGTCGATCAGCCCAGTTTGTGGGACGATTTCAAAGCGGCGCTGGCCGCAGAACCGGAGGAGAAAATGAAAGTTTATAAGTATGTGCCCGAGATGCCCACCTGGGCGCAGGGTACCTTTACCCGACTGGTACAGTCCGGGTACATCGCCAAGGATGAAAAAGGCGAGATCGAGGTGCAGGAGTGCAGCTTGCAGCCGCTTGTCTACATGGACCGGCTGCTCGGCGGGAAAATTGAGAAACTGCCGGAACTGATGCAGAATATTTGTAAATAA
- a CDS encoding phage holin: protein MNITKGTLARTIILALALINQILSVCGIAVLPIEDGQIETLVSTAWTVAAAVAAWWKNNSFTRAAIAADQARKEGQFGD, encoded by the coding sequence ATGAACATTACCAAAGGAACGCTGGCACGGACGATCATCCTGGCGCTGGCGCTGATCAACCAGATTTTGAGCGTGTGCGGCATTGCCGTGCTGCCGATCGAGGACGGCCAGATCGAAACGCTGGTTTCCACGGCTTGGACGGTTGCAGCCGCAGTCGCCGCCTGGTGGAAGAACAATAGCTTCACGAGGGCAGCCATCGCCGCCGATCAGGCGCGGAAGGAGGGGCAGTTTGGAGATTAA